From Nitratidesulfovibrio vulgaris str. Hildenborough, a single genomic window includes:
- a CDS encoding ABC transporter permease, translating to MVALIRRFRKSYFLYSFLRDPVAVGSFALLFILAVSAILAPLIAPHSPYDGATLDIMNAELPPAWKPEGTADFLLGTDNQGRDILSAMLYGMRVSLVIGLGAVALQSVIGIFVGLVSGYGSKRIDSILMRVADVQLSFSSYMVAIFFGAILQMVVGVGRYEEVAVPFLIFVIGLSEWPQIARTVRASVLAEKKKEYVEAARVIGLPARRIMLRHILPNTLTPVLVISTVQVANAVMSEAALSFLGLGMPVTQPSLGSLIKSGFQYFFSGSWWITLFPGIMLILLVLSINLLGDWLRDFLNPKLYKD from the coding sequence ATGGTCGCCCTCATCAGACGCTTCCGCAAGTCGTACTTCCTCTACAGCTTCCTGCGCGACCCCGTGGCCGTGGGCAGCTTCGCGCTGCTGTTCATCCTTGCCGTGTCGGCCATTCTCGCGCCGCTCATCGCCCCCCATTCGCCCTATGACGGTGCGACCCTCGACATCATGAACGCGGAACTTCCGCCCGCATGGAAGCCCGAAGGCACCGCCGACTTCCTGCTGGGCACCGACAACCAGGGCCGCGACATCCTCTCGGCCATGCTTTACGGGATGCGCGTTTCGCTGGTCATCGGCCTTGGCGCCGTGGCCCTGCAATCCGTCATCGGCATCTTCGTGGGTCTCGTGTCCGGCTACGGCAGCAAGCGCATCGACTCCATCCTCATGCGCGTGGCCGACGTGCAGCTTTCGTTCTCGTCCTACATGGTGGCCATCTTCTTCGGCGCCATCCTGCAGATGGTCGTGGGCGTGGGCCGCTACGAAGAGGTGGCCGTGCCCTTCCTCATCTTCGTCATCGGCCTTTCGGAATGGCCCCAGATAGCGCGTACCGTACGCGCCTCGGTGCTGGCCGAGAAGAAGAAGGAATACGTCGAGGCGGCGCGCGTCATCGGCCTTCCGGCACGGCGCATCATGCTGCGGCACATCCTGCCCAACACGCTCACCCCGGTGCTTGTCATCTCCACGGTGCAGGTGGCCAACGCGGTCATGAGCGAGGCGGCCCTGTCGTTCCTGGGTCTCGGGATGCCGGTCACGCAGCCTTCGCTCGGTTCGCTCATCAAGTCGGGCTTCCAGTACTTCTTCAGCGGAAGCTGGTGGATAACGCTCTTCCCGGGCATCATGCTCATTCTGCTGGTGCTGTCCATCAACCTGCTCGGTGAC